The Streptomyces sp. 135 sequence ATCATGCCGCTCCAGATCGGGGCGCCGGACGTCGCCTTCCCCCGGTTGAACATGTTGGCCTACTGGCTCTTTCTGTTCGGCTCGCTGATCGCCGCCGCAGGCTTCCTCACCCCGCAAGGCGCCGCTGATTTCGGCTGGTTCGCCTACGCGCCGCTGTCGGACGCCGTGCATTCCCCGGGTATCGGGGGTGACATGTGGATCATGGGCGTGGCCCTGTCCGGCTTCGGTTCGATCGCCGGTGCGGTTAACTTCATCACCACGATCGTCTGCATGCGCGCGCCGGGCATGACGATGTTCCGGATGCCGATCTTCACCTGGAACGTGCTCTTGACCGCCCTGCTGATCCTGATCGTCTTCCCCGTGTTGGCAGCGGCCCTGTTCGCTTTGGAGTGCGACCGCAAGTTCGGCTCCCACGTCTTCGACCCCGCCAACGGCGGTCCTCTGCTCTGGCAGCATCTGTTCTGGTTCTTCGGTCACCCCGAGGTCTACATCCTCGCTCTGCCCTTCTTCGGTGTCGTCTCGGAAGTCATCCCCGTCTTCTCCCGCAAGCCGATCTTCGGGTATGCCGGACTGATCGCCGCGACCATGGCGATCGCCGGTCTCTCCGTGACGGTGTGGGCCCACCACATGTACGTGACCGGTGGGGTGCTGCTTCCGTTCTTCGCCTTCATGACGTTCCTCATCGCGGTGCCGACCGGAGTCAAGTTCTTCAACTGGATCGGCACGATGTGGAAGGGATCGCTCTCCTTCGAGACACCGATGCTCTGGTCCATCGGTTTCCTCGTCACGTTCCTCTTCGGCGGACTGACGGGAGTTCTGCTGGCGGCTCCCCCGCTCGACTTCCACGTCTCCGACTCGTATTTCGTGGTCGCGCACTTCCACTACACCCTCTTCGGCACGGTCGTCTACGCGATGTTCGCCGGTTTCCATTTCTGGTGGCCCAAATTCACGGGCAAGATGCTCGACGAACGCCTCGGGAAGATCACCTTCTGGACACTCACCGTCGGCTTCAACCTCACGTTCCTCGTCCAGCACTGGCTCGGTGCCGCCGGAATGCCGCGCCGCTACGCCGACTACCTGGCCAGCGACGGTTTCACCACGCTCAACACCCTGTCCTCCATAGGCTCGTTCCTGCTCGGCCTGTCGTTTCTGCCGTTCTTCTACAACATCTGGAAGACCGCCAAATACGGCAAGCGCATCGACGTGGACGACCCATGGGGTTACGGCCGGTCCCTGGAATGGGCCACTTCCTGCCCCCCGCCGCGGCACAACTTCACGAGCTTGCCTCGCATCCGCTCCGAGTCCCCCGCGTTCGACCTGCACCACCCGCAGGCCGCGGCACGCGACATCGCGAAGCGGGCCGCCACCTCACCCGCTCGCTGAACCAGGACCGGAGGTTCACGCGACATGAACGCGGCCGTAGACGTCCTGGCAGTGGCCGTGGTGACCATAGCGGGGAGCGTGTGGTGGCTGACGGCCCTCGTCGACCTGCGGGCGAAGGGGGACCGCCCCGCCTCCCGCCGCGCGACAGCCGTCTCCTGCCTCACCGGCTGGGGTTGCGCGCTGGTGACGGTCGCCGCGTACCTGGCCGACGCCCGGCCTTGGCCGCTCACCATCCTGGCCCTCGCAGGGGCCGCGACCACGGTGCCGCTGCGGGTTCGGGCGCTACGCCTTCAAGCGCGCGAGCAGCAGGAGGCATCCCAGCACTGGGCCGTGCTGCGGCCCGGTGCCGCACGCGCCTTCCCTGACCGCCGGCCTCACATCACGTTCGCTCTGTGGGCGACCACCGGACTCGCCTTGGCCTGCGCGTCCGGTGCTCTTCTGGTCCTGGGTATCCCCTCGCCGCATCGGCCGTGGCTCACGGTCCTCGTTCCCCTCGCCATCACCGCCCCCTTTCTGACAGTGGGCGGTGTCCGCGCCCACCAGGCGCGACGACAGGAAGTGCCGGTCACGTCCGGGACCACACCGCGGTAGGTGTCGGGCCGCCGCCCATCCCGCGGGCACGGTCGGCGGTCATGCCGCGGCCAGGCCAGGCCGGGGCGTGACCTGGACCGTCCGCAGACGGCTGAGGGCATACCCGCCCGCGGCCGTGGCCACCATGGTTGGCAGCATGAATCCGATGGAGTATGAGTGCTTGGCGCTGTAGATGGCATCACCAGGAGCGGTACGAAGCTCCCAGGCTACCGACCGCCCCGATGATGCCGGCGACGCTGCCTACTTGGTGTTGCGGGGCGACCAGCGCGAACACCGAGCCGCTGGAGGTGCCCAGTCCTGCCGCCATCGCCAGGAGGCACGCAGCACCGCCCCAGTTCAGCCGCGGGTCGAAGGCCCGCACCACGGCGCAGACGCCGGTCAGGCCCAGCGCCCAGCCCGTCACCGTGGCCGGGTGGACGCGATCGGAGGGCCATCCGCCGACGGGCCGAAAGACCACCGTGCCCAGCGCGAACCCAGCGGCTTTGGTGCCTGCTGTGGTCGAGCCCAGCGCGTACCAGGTCTTGAGGTAGGTCGGAAGGTACACGCCGAAGGATCGGCCAGCCGGGACAGCAGTGAGCTCGTCGGCACGTGCCGGGACCGGTGGTCGCGCAACAGCAGCCAGGTGAGGGCGGCGTAGATCGCGAGCGCGATGGACAGTACGACGAACGGGCGGTGCGCACCGCTGTCGTGCATGCGCGGCGTGAGGTAGCCGGACAGGGCGACGCCGACCATGCCCCTGCCGAACACACCGAGCGCCGTCCCACGGGCTCCGGGCGGGAACCAGGAGTTGGAGCGGGATACCGATGGCGAACGTGGTGCCCCAGGCCGAGTACGAAACCGGTGGCAAGCAGGAAGCCGTACGAGTCGAGAGCCGGGATCAGCAGCAGCACCGGGACGATGGTCAGTGCGGCCGGCAGCGGGATCATCGCGCGGGCGCCGAACCGGTCAGTGAGGGCGCCGACCACGACGCGGCCGAGCAAGCCGACCAGGACCGGCACCGCCACCATGAGGGACTGCTGGAAGGAGCTGAGACGCAGGTCGTTCACGATGCCTACGGCGAGGGGGCGATCAGGTTCGACGCCCAGAAGGGGAGCGAGAAGCCGACCGTGGCGAACGGCGAGGTTGATCCACTTCTCGGCCGGCCGCGGCCGGCTTGCAGACGTCGCAACCGTCGGCGGCGCCCACGAGGCCTCGCGGCTCGGCGGCGCGGACGCCTACCGGGTGCGGATGGTGACGCGCTGCTGGGCATGGTGCAGACCGAGGTGGCGATGGCCGACAGCGTGAAGCTCGACGCCGACGTACGTCATGCGGCGTGGGAACAGCAGCTCACCGCCGCCGGCGCTGGGCTCGACGATCCGGTCAAGCGGCTGGAGTTCATCCGCTGGCAGGTGCTGCGGGCCGGAACCCCGTTGCGGCTGATGGCGCAGAACCAGGAGGTCGGGCCGATTCCGCTGGCCGCCGCGCACACGGTGACGGGGCTGCTCGGGGTGATCGCCGCGAGCCAGGACGCCGTCGCCACCGGGGACGTGGAGACCCTCGCCGCGCAGGCCGAGCAGCTCCACGCTGCCCGGGAGGCGCTGGTGACGGCGATCGGGAACACTGACATCCTGCTGCACATGCTCAAGTCGGTCGGCCCGTAGGAGTGTTGATGGTCAAGGCACCCGCCCCCGGCGGTGTGCAGCAGATCAGCGTACGGAAGCTGGATGAAGCTGCGGCGAAGAAGACACACAAAGCCCAGCGTCGGGCCGAGAACGAACGTAACCGGGCGGCGAAGCTCGCCCGACAGGCCCGGCTCGCGCTGCCGCCCGGGGAACGGTTGGCCGCCGCGACGGCCGGGATCGACGCGAAGTGGGCGATACCGAAGGCGACGGTCGACGCCGAGGAGGTTAAGGCCGCGCAGCGGGCGGCGATGACCCGCATCGAGGTCGTCCGGGAGATCACCGTGGAGGTGCCGGCTCCGCCGCTGCCCGCTGGTTCATACACCGAGTGCGAGGTGTGCGTCGGGCGTGGGATGCGGGACCGCCACGGGCAGGTCCCGGCGGCCGCCGAGCGCCTGGCCCTCATCGACGCGGCCGGGATCGAGGTCGCGGTGATCGAGACCTGCCCCACCCATGTCCCCTATGTGGAGGCGACCGCACGGCGCCGCGGCTTCACCGCCCGCAAGCCCGCTGCCGGGTAGGCGCTGGCGGCGATGCTTCCTGGTTTCAGCGGCGTTCGACGCTGAAACCAGCGTCGTGGAGGGCGGCGGTCCACACATCAGGTCGAACCACTTGTCGCCGTCGGGCAGCATCTGCCGGATCTGCTGCATGCGGGCGTCCCAGTCGTGCCCCGTCTGGCCGCGGCTGCCCTCGCAGCCGGTGCAGCCGTCCTCGCCGTGGATGTGTCCGGCCATCCACGCGTTCACGGCCACGTTGATGATGACGGAGTACAGGTCTCCGCCGGTCTCGGTCAGCGAGTCGGGGACGCCGGCGAGGATGAGGCCGCGTTCGGGGTTTTTCAGCGGCGGCAGCGGCGCCTGGCCGAGGTGGCCGGTGTCCTGGTCGGCGTGGGCTTTGTACTGGGCGGCGATGGTGTCGGCCAGGGCCTCGGCGTCGAAGTACCGCCAAGTGGAGCGGGGTTGGATGTCCAGGCGCTCGGCGACGGTGGTCATGTTGGTCTCGATGGTGTCGGCCACGGTGCCGGGGCGGACGGTGACACCGCGCCGGGCGAGCGCGGCGAGGGTGTCGGCGACGGCGGTCTTGAACGGCTTGGTGTTCCTCACCCGCGCAGTCCAGGGCGGGTGAGGGCCGGGACGTCCTATGCTCCAACAGCCCTCGTGGAGTGGGTGTTTCCGACGGCCCCGGCTGGTGCACACGGGGTGGAAATGCACAGGAGCCGGGGCCGGACGGTGCAACGACTCGGCGCGGGCTACGACACGGGGCCGCCCACCCCGGGGCGCTCGAAGACGGCCAGGAGCCGCTCGCGCTGCCCGGCGGACAGCCCACGCACCCGGCGCCGCTCGGAGATTCCGAGGGACTCCAGCAGCTGAACTGATCGCGCGGTGCCGATGCCCGGCATCGACTCCAGGACACGGTGCAGGCGCATCTTCCCGGCGACGTCGTCCTCGCGTTCCAGAACCTCCCGCAGCGGGATACGGCCCTCCTTGAGGCCGGTGCGGATCTCGGCGCGTTCGCGGCGTACGACGAGGGCCTTGTCGAGTGCGGCCTGACGCTGGGCCTTGGTCAGATTCGGAAGGGGTGTCACAGAGCGGCCCTTTCCTCTATTTAAGTGGCCCATCATGCTCTCTTTCCCGTTGGCGGCTCTACCGGAGACGATTGTCCGCCTCCTTCAAAGCCGTCAGGAAGGGCCGAAGTGCCTCTTTCGTGCCGTCGTGCGGTGCGGCCGTATTTGGCGGAATGCCATGGGGTGACGGGTTTCTCACGTGCCAGGCCCGTCCACCGCTGTGGGGTGTTACCAGCCGGTGGTGGTGCGGCGGCGGGGTCCGGGGGTGGTTTGGGTGGGGTCGGTGGTCTGGGTGGTTGTGGTGGGGCGGGTGGTGGTGGGGGTCCATTGGTAGAGGCTGCCGTCACTGTCGCGGGCGATGAGGCGTTCGCCGCGGGGGTCGGGGTCGCGCAGGAGGCCGGGGACGGTCTGGGTGTAGTGCCAGGTGGTGGCGAGTTGTTGCTTGATTCCGAAGGCGCTCCTGAAGGAGGCGGTTGGGGTGTGGGGCAGGCCGGTGCCGGTGCCGGGCCACCACCACAGGGTCTGCTGGCCGTCGACGGCGACGAGGTCGGTGATGTGGTCGCCGTTGAGGTCGCTGGCGCTGGTCTGGGTGAAGGCCCAGCCGCCGGTGATCCGTTGTTTGGGAGCGAACGCGCTGGTGAACAGGACGGCCTTGCGGTGGTGTTGGTGGTTGCGGGTGTGGAGGGTGCCGGTGCCGGGCCACCACCACAGCACGTGGTCGGTGTCGACGGCGACGAGGTCTGGGATGTGGTCGCCGTCGAGGTCGGTGACGAGGGTCTGGGTGAAGTTCCAGTTGGCGGTGATCTGCTGTTTGGCGCCGTAGCCGCCGTGGACGGCGCCGGGCCACCAGCACAGGGTGTGGTCGGTGTCGGTGGCGACGAGGTCGGTGATGCCGTCGCCGTCGAGGTCGCCGGCGAGGGTCTGGGTGTAGGTCCAGCCGCCGGTGATCTTGGTGCGGGCGGCAAAGGTGCCGTCTCCGCGTGAGGCGCCGCTGCTGGTGGTGTTGATGTCTGGCTGGCCCGCCCACTGGTAGAGCGTGTGGGAGGTGTGGTCCACGGCGATCAGTTCCGCGATGCCGTCGTTGTCGGTGTCGGCGATGTTGGTCTGCGTGAAGCGGGCCGCGGCCTGGGGGGGCGGGAGAGGGGGTGAGTGCCTGAGCGAGGGCCCAGTTGCCGTTGTCATTCAGGTGCAGGCGGTCATCGGTCCGGTCGTAGTAGCCGGCATACAGGCGGTCCTGCCCGGCCGGCAGTGGCGCGGTGGCGTCGGCGGGGTGCGCGGCGGGGGGTGGCGGGGTCGTAGGAGGTCTGGTCGAAGTCGACGACCCGGTCCACCGCCTGGGTGGTGCGCAGGAAGGCGTTGAACTGCCTGCGGGTGGTTTCCCGGCTGCTGGTGAAGCGCTGGTAGCCGTGAAACGGCGGCAGTGTGACCGCGGTGAAGGTCAGCCCCGCCTCATGTGCCTGCCCGGCCAGGGTGGTGACCGCCTTTTCCAGGGCTGTGGCGGTGGCGTCGGACAGGGTGATGTCGTTGATCCCGCCGTAGAAGATCACCTCTTTCACGCCGGGCACATCCAGCACATCGTGCCGGAACCGGTGCAGCATCGACGCCCCGGAACCGTCCTTCAACACCTGGTTCGCGGAGATGCCCGCGTTGGCCACGCCCCTCGGGTGCGAGGAGGCCTGCAGAGCACGCCCGTACACATCCAGCCACCGGTGATTGCCGTCCAGATCGGTGTGCCCGCCATCGGTCTGTGAATCCCCGATCGCCACGACCGTCCCCCCACTGCCCGCGGCCGGCGTCACCTCCACCCCCGACACCAACACCCGCGGACCGTACTTGTCATCTTGCGTCCTCCGGAA is a genomic window containing:
- the mihF gene encoding integration host factor, actinobacterial type, producing MTPLPNLTKAQRQAALDKALVVRRERAEIRTGLKEGRIPLREVLEREDDVAGKMRLHRVLESMPGIGTARSVQLLESLGISERRRVRGLSAGQRERLLAVFERPGVGGPVS
- a CDS encoding DUF6245 family protein — translated: MANGEVDPLLGRPRPACRRRNRRRRPRGLAARRRGRLPGADGDALLGMVQTEVAMADSVKLDADVRHAAWEQQLTAAGAGLDDPVKRLEFIRWQVLRAGTPLRLMAQNQEVGPIPLAAAHTVTGLLGVIAASQDAVATGDVETLAAQAEQLHAAREALVTAIGNTDILLHMLKSVGP
- a CDS encoding GDSL-type esterase/lipase family protein is translated as MPVHASIGGSRARIRLDNTGNGTAIRIGHATLAHQKTASAAAEHPVSLTFGGRQDVTIAAGGELASDPPDFTVTADEVLLVSIYLPDPVTTVPYHSYTLTTLYSTPKTDHTDRSESIAADTENSPDNLFRRTQDDKYGPRVLVSGVEVTPAAGSGGTVVAIGDSQTDGGHTDLDGNHRWLDVYGRALQASSHPRGVANAGISANQVLKDGSGASMLHRFRHDVLDVPGVKEVIFYGGINDITLSDATATALEKAVTTLAGQAHEAGLTFTAVTLPPFHGYQRFTSSRETTRRQFNAFLRTTQAVDRVVDFDQTSYDPATPRRAPRRRHRATAGRAGPPVCRLLRPDR
- a CDS encoding VCBS repeat-containing protein, with protein sequence MTTATGPSLRHSPPLPPPQAAARFTQTNIADTDNDGIAELIAVDHTSHTLYQWAGQPDINTTSSGASRGDGTFAARTKITGGWTYTQTLAGDLDGDGITDLVATDTDHTLCWWPGAVHGGYGAKQQITANWNFTQTLVTDLDGDHIPDLVAVDTDHVLWWWPGTGTLHTRNHQHHRKAVLFTSAFAPKQRITGGWAFTQTSASDLNGDHITDLVAVDGQQTLWWWPGTGTGLPHTPTASFRSAFGIKQQLATTWHYTQTVPGLLRDPDPRGERLIARDSDGSLYQWTPTTTRPTTTTQTTDPTQTTPGPRRRTTTGW
- the ctaD gene encoding cytochrome c oxidase subunit I, which codes for MFWVTTTDHKQIGTLYLVTSFAFFLIGGLLALLMRAELARPGSQILSNEQFNQAFTMHGSIMLLLFAMPLFTGFANWIMPLQIGAPDVAFPRLNMLAYWLFLFGSLIAAAGFLTPQGAADFGWFAYAPLSDAVHSPGIGGDMWIMGVALSGFGSIAGAVNFITTIVCMRAPGMTMFRMPIFTWNVLLTALLILIVFPVLAAALFALECDRKFGSHVFDPANGGPLLWQHLFWFFGHPEVYILALPFFGVVSEVIPVFSRKPIFGYAGLIAATMAIAGLSVTVWAHHMYVTGGVLLPFFAFMTFLIAVPTGVKFFNWIGTMWKGSLSFETPMLWSIGFLVTFLFGGLTGVLLAAPPLDFHVSDSYFVVAHFHYTLFGTVVYAMFAGFHFWWPKFTGKMLDERLGKITFWTLTVGFNLTFLVQHWLGAAGMPRRYADYLASDGFTTLNTLSSIGSFLLGLSFLPFFYNIWKTAKYGKRIDVDDPWGYGRSLEWATSCPPPRHNFTSLPRIRSESPAFDLHHPQAAARDIAKRAATSPAR